A window from Drosophila subobscura isolate 14011-0131.10 chromosome O, UCBerk_Dsub_1.0, whole genome shotgun sequence encodes these proteins:
- the LOC117897027 gene encoding LOW QUALITY PROTEIN: uncharacterized protein LOC117897027 (The sequence of the model RefSeq protein was modified relative to this genomic sequence to represent the inferred CDS: inserted 1 base in 1 codon), producing MSQTLDDLLLRQEHARQLRQVNRSKFRRINSLDLIPEHPSQDESENEDGGAAAAAAPHKHFVALRRQRTADGSLLRSHSQSQLPSQERPLGTRMLLFGPQLLMRCLLTLLRYILYIPLSIAAPSFWLSALLWIFWKLLRVPIGMVKWLLSGDEDVATPQRQRTILLSCGSTIQTLHLARNFYGSGARVVVFEFEGLFGLARFSTAVDKFYVVPRPTSSNADQYIAALCHIVKKERPAVYVPVCATSPAYYDALAKPHLEVLGCASFVPSVQETQQLDDCLQLFQRCESQQMPLPAHVVLTAPRQLQQIYESGFVGSYRNILMAAGMQGVLERHKYILPNRRAELKFSQHEISERQPWLVVRDQPGYHHYVTCTTVKDSRVVANVSCRVEHHTKNLVPCRRDDEAQIELWLRSFFAKVRFQRSINGHISFRLVKSPAHGGQFVPLGTRLGVALPYICHNRSHAQLLCRAMKCIHRRGLPEDELTNWSWSSLERSTSTTALDKREALFAYWDPLPYCAYYHFQLPLESVKLFXQRRNRDRATTKSLSPRITVPVH from the exons ATGTCCCAGACCCTGGACGATCTGCTCTTGCGGCAGGAGCATGCCCGACAATTGCGTCAGGTGAATCGCTCCAAATTTCGTCGCATCAATTCCCTGGACCTCATACCGGAGCATCCCAGTCAAGACGAATCGGAGAATGAGgatggtggtgctgccgctgctgctgcaccgcacaaacattttgtggcactgcGTCGCCAGCGCACCGCCGATGGCAGTCTGCTGCGCAGccactcccagtcccagttgcCCTCCCAGGAGCGTCCGCTGGGCACTCGCATGCTGCTCTTTGGACCCCAGCTGCTGATGCGCTGCCTGCTGACGCTGCTCCGCTACATCCTCTACATTCCACTGTCCATAGCGGCGCCCAGTTTCTGGCTGTCGGCGCTGCTCTGGATCTTCTGGAAGCTGCTGCGAGTGCCCATTGGCATGGTCAAGTGGCTGCTCAGCGGCGACGAGGACGTGGCCACGCCGCAGCGCCAACGGACGATACTCCTCAGCTGTGGCAGCACCATTCAGACCCTCCACTTGGCCCGCAACTTCTACGGCTCTGGGGCACGCGTTGTGGTCTTCGAGTTCGAGGGACTCTTCGGCCTGGCCCGCTTCTCCACGGCCGTGGACAAGTTCTATGTGGTGCCAcggcccaccagcagcaacgcGGACCAGTACATTGCCGCCTTGTGCCACATTGTGAAGAAGGAGCGTCCGGCCGTGTATGTGCCGGTGTGTGCCACGAGTCCCGCCTACTACGATGCCCTGGCCAAGCCCCACCTGGAGGTGCTCGGCTGTGCCAGCTTTGTGCCCAGCGTGCAGGAGACTCAACAGCTGGACGACTGTCTGCAGCTGTTCCAGCGCTGCGAGTCGCAGCAGATGCCACTGCCCGCCCATGTGGTGCTCACGGCACcgcgccagctgcagcagatctACGAGAGCGGATTCGTGGGCAGCTACCGCAACATCCTGATGGCCGCCGGCATGCAGGGAGTGCTGGAGCGGCACAAGTACATTCTGCCCAATCGCAGGGCGGAGCTAAAGTTCAGCCAGCACGAGATAAGCGAGCGGCAGCCCTGGCTGGTGGTCAGAGATCAGCCCGGCTATCACCACTACGTGACCTGCACCACCGTCAAGGACTCCCGCGTGGTGGCCAATGTCAGTTGCCGGGTGGAGCATCACACCAAGAACCTGGTGCCCTGCCGCCGCGACGACGAGGCCCAGATCGAGCTCTGGCTGCGCTCCTTCTTCGCCAAGGTGCGCTTCCAGCGCAGCATCAATGGCCACATCAGCTTTCGGCTGGTCAAGTCGCCCGCCCATGGCGGACAGTTTGTGCCGCTGGGCACGAGGCTGGGCGTGGCCCTGCCCTACATCTGCCACAATCGCTCGCACGCGCAGCTGCTGTGCCGCGCGATGAAGTGCATCCATAGGCGGGGCCTGCCCGAGGACGAGCTGACCAACTGGAGCTGGTCCTCGCTGGAGCGCAGCACCTCGACCACGGCGCTGGACAAGCGCGAGGCATTGTTTGCCTACTGGGATCCTCTGCCATATTGCGCCTACTATCACTTCCAGCTACCGCTGGAGTCCGTCAAGCTGT TGCAGCGCCGGAATCGCGATCGCGCCACAACCAAAAGTTTATCGCCCCGCATCACGGTGCCGGTTCATTGA
- the LOC117897037 gene encoding UV excision repair protein RAD23 homolog A, with protein MKLSIRTLDQRVLSLEMDERQNVLALKERLVSMPEVSQPVENLQLIYSGRILEDGLPLSEYKIEENKFLVLMGKQRVQQVPPQAPQEKKSQKPEQTGTVPRMAPAGVAAATAAGSSGNPPPSLSPNAETVQHLMSMGYEEESVRAALRASFNHPERAIEYLVSGMPTQATASQGGSGASSASVSVSPSVAEAALNLAPLMSDPRFLLVREMIRQNPEMLEAVLAQIRTLNPDVFEAIRNNQEEFIEMMNRDQNDAAEFPQLAEGGQQADLTAEETAAVERLMALGFQRELAVQVYLACNKNEELAADVLFRQSEEDQ; from the coding sequence ATGAAGCTATCGATTCGCACACTCGACCAGCGTGTCCTCAGCCTTGAGATGGACGAGCGGCAGAATGTGCTGGCGCTGAAGGAGAGGCTGGTCAGCATGCCGGAGGTCTCCCAGCCCGTCGAGAATCTACAATTGATCTACTCGGGCCGCATCTTGGAGGATGGCTTGCCCCTCAGCGAGTACAAGATTGAGGAGAACAAGTTTCTGGTGCTGATGGGCAAGCAGCGGGTACAACAAGTACCGCCACAGGCACCACAAGAGAAGAAGTCGCAGAAGCCAGAACAGACGGGAACGGTGCCAAGAATGGCGCCTGCTGGCGTTGCTGCCGctacagctgctggcagctctGGGAATCCACCGCCCTCGCTGTCACCAAACGCTGAGACGGTCCAGCATCTGATGAGCATGGGCTACGAGGAGGAGTCAGTGCGTGCCGCTCTCCGTGCCAGCTTCAATCATCCGGAGCGTGCCATCGAGTATCTGGTCTCGGGCATGCCAACACAGGCCACAGCGTCACAGGGCGGCAGCGGTGCATCATCAGCGTCGGTCAGCGTTAGTCCATCGGTGGCCGAAGCGGCCCTAAATCTGGCACCTCTGATGTCCGATCCGCGCTTTTTGCTGGTGCGCGAAATGATACGCCAGAATCCCGAAATGCTGGAGGCGGTTCTCGCTCAGATCCGCACCTTAAATCCTGATGTCTTCGAGGCCATACGCAACAACCAGGAGGAATTCATCGAGATGATGAACCGCGACCAAAACGACGCCGCAGAGTTCCCACAGCTGGCGGAgggcgggcagcaggcagattTAACAGCCGAGGAGACGGCTGCCGTGGAGCGTTTGATGGCATTGGGCTTCCAGCGCGAACTGGCCGTGCAGGTCTACCTGGCCTGCAACAAGAACGAAGAGCTGGCCGCCGATGTGCTCTTCCGCCAGTCCGAGGAGGATCAGTAA
- the LOC117897039 gene encoding syntaxin-1A: MTKDRLAALHAAQSDDEESEDVAVNVDGHDSYMDDFFSQVEEIRGMIDKVQDNVEEVKKKHSAILSAPQTDEKTKQELEDLMADIKKNANRVRGKLKGIEQNIEQEEQQNKSTADLRIRKTQHSTLSRKFVEVMTEYNRTQTDYRERCKGRIQRQLEITGRPTNDDELEKMLEEGNSSVFTQGIIMETQQAKQTLADIEARHQDIMKLETSIKELHDMFMDMAMLVESQGEMIDRIEYHVEHAMDYVQTATQDTKKALKYQSKARRKKIMILICLTVLGILAASYVSSYFIIQASK; the protein is encoded by the exons atgacAAAAGATAGATTAGCAGCCCTCCACGCCGCCCAATCGGACGATGAGGAATCGGAAGATGTGGCAGTCAATGTGGATGGACATGACTCCTATATGGATGATTTCTTCTCACAAGTGGAGGAGATACGTGGCATGATTGACAAGGTGCAGGACAATGTCGAGGAGGTGAAGAAGAAGCATTCGGCCATACTGTCGGCCCCACAAACCGACGAGAAGACCAAACAGGAGCTCGAGGACCTGATGGCCGACATCAAGAAGAATGCAAATCGCGTCAGAGGAAAACTCAAGGGCATCGAACAGAATATCgaacaggaggagcaacagaatAAATCAACGGCAGATTTGCGTATACGCAAGACCCAACATTCGACGCTCTCACGGAAATTTGTGGAGGTCATGACGGAATACAATCGCACCCAGACCGACTATCGGGAGCGTTGCAAGGGGAGAATACAGCGTCAGCTGGAGATCACCGGTCGTCCCACCAACGACGATGAGCTGGAGAAGATGCTGGAGGAGGGCAACTCATCGGTGTTCACACAGGGCATCATTATGGAGACGCAGCAGGCGAAACAGACGCTGGCGGATATCGAGGCACGGCACCAGGACATCATGAAGCTGGAGACATCCATCAAGGAGCTGCACGACATGTTCATGGATATGGCCATGCTGGTGGAGTCGCAGGGCGAGATGATAGATCGCATTGAGTACCATGTGGAGCATGCTATGGACTACGTGCAGACGGCAACTCAGGATACCAAGAAGGCGCTCAAATACCAAAGTAAAGCGCGACGAAAGAAGATCATGATACTGATATGCCTCACTGTATTGGGCATCTTAGCGGCCTCATATGTTAGCAGTTATTTcat TATCCAAGCAAGCAAATAG
- the LOC117897024 gene encoding E3 ubiquitin-protein ligase RNFT1, whose amino-acid sequence MKNGPKDPSGGGGAGYRPSLTDNNLSNVSIHIESDDNDSTTAEHEYLLPAAAPLMTSTATGGSGTGGMGSVTHNTSINLDSIGGHSVPTGRSSSLSGGPRHGNILSSFLARQRSYTPAASSPVRVATQMNRRLQQSRSMGANSSLEEPLPSPGVGAPPGPTPVRQLGFWRVNLNDVFSLSTAPSTEALRSFITHSNFRYQPAASAAAAAAAATGNQLPASSPVDNSHILLQPNAEAVGTSPLRIGRVAHGLNATSGVGAGASASAMMGRSISLREGEMRHSLAGVRHNASVMELHSNPSAYEESEDEHNANLDLGDGNLTGAALPGAGDAAAGGNAIANGQAEPPEHQGEDEQLISDDMVVQILSHFVRYMPLIFILLIKFIHDHLLGIVDLLVLQTVMYNVNRSVRNQVSRLAQKNYASMLRDGCLIGIVVAVRLFLATAPPDPFGLIVPPPRKYFSVETSALPYKTEQTSSKIGSTTSSSDTLKTVITTDTYDAAKVIPLGMLLYYIAVSDLIIKLLTMLIKLAITMLPNHVMRFKVRARLYVLVEYISQFYRALTPITQWFMFLYESYSGLEVVSGGLFSALYLGAKIFELVERAKSLHKAVVTFRRNIDSERPPTKEELDAAGSVCPICHDTFNTPIILECGHIFCDECVQTWFKREQTCPMCRAKVSDDPAWQDGSTTFFHQLY is encoded by the exons atgaaaaacgGCCCCAAGGACCCGTCAGGAGGCGGTGGCGCTGGTTATCGTCCTTCCCTGACGGACAACAATCTGTCCAACGTGTCCATACACATTGAAAGCGACGACAATGACTCAACGACAGCGGAGCACGAGTAtctgctgccagcagcagcaccattgATGACCTCTACGGCGACGGGCGGCAGTGGGACGGGTGGTATGGGCTCTGTTACCCACAACACCAGCATTAATCTGGACTCCATTGGCGGCCACAGTGTGCCAACgggtcgcagcagcagcctcagcggTGGCCCGCGACACGGCAACATTCTCTCCTCATTCCTGGCCCGCCAGCGCTCCTACACACCGGCCGCCAGCTCACCCGTCCGTGTGGCCACACAAATGAACCGTCGCCTGCAGCAGTCCCGCAGCATGGGTGCCAACAGCAGCCTGGAGGAGCCACTGCCCAGCCCTGGCGTCGGCGCACCGCCAGGACCTACGCCCGTGCGACAACTTGGTTTCTGGCGTGTCAATCTGAATGATGTCTTCTCCCTGTCCACGGCCCCATCGACTGAGGCGCTGCGCTCCTTTATCACACATTCCAACTTTCGCTACCAGCCagcggcatcggcagcagctgcagcagcagcagcaaccggaAATCAGCTACCAGCGTCGTCACCCGTGGATAATTCGCACATTCTGCTGCAGCCAAATGCCGAAGCTGTGGGCACTTCGCCTCTGAGGATCGGCCGCGTAGCGCACGGTCTGAATGCCACAAGCGGTGTCGGCGCCGGTGCCAGTGCTAGTGCCATGATGGGGCGCAGCATCTCGTTACGCGAGGGTGAAATGCGACACAGTCTGGCGGGTGTGCGGCACAATGCCAGCGTCATGGAGCTGCACAGCAATCCGTCAGCCTACGAGGAGAGCGAGGATGAGCACAATGCGAATCTGGATCTGGGCGATGGCAATCTGACCGGCGCAGCATTGCCTGGAGCTGGCGATGCGGCTGCAGGCGGCAATGCCATCGCCAATGGCCAGGCCGAGCCGCCCGAGCACCAGGGCGAGGATGAGCAGCTCATATCGGACGACATGGTCGTGCAGATACTCAGCCACTTCGTGCGCTACATGCCCCTCATCTTTATACTCCTCATCAAGTTCATCCACGATCACCTGCTCGGCATTGTCgacctgctggtgctgcagacTGTCATGTACAATGTCAATCGATCGGTGCGGAATCAGGTCTCCCGCCTGGCCCAAAAGAACTACGCTTCGATGCTGCGCGATGGCTGCCTCATTGGCATTGTGGTCGCAGTGCGTCTGTTTCTGGCCACAGCTCCGCCGGATCCGTTTGGCCTGATTGTGCCGCCGCCAAGGAAATATTTCAGCGTTGAGACCTCCGCTCTGCCGTACAAAACGGAGCAAACGAGCAGTAAAATTGGTTCAACGACCTCATCCTCGGACACGCTGAAGACGGTGATCACCACGGACACGTATGATGCCGCAAAGGTCATACCACTGGGCATGCTGCTCTACTACATAGCAGTCAGTGATCTCATCATCAAGCTGCTCACGATGCTCATCAAGCTGGCCATTACCATGCTGCCCAATCATGTGATGCGCTTCAAAGTGAGG GCTCGTCTCTATGTCCTGGTGGAATACATATCGCAGTTCTATCGGGCTCTGACGCCCATCACGCAGTGGTTCATGTTCCTCTACGAGTCCTATTCGGGCCTGGAGGTGGTCTCGGGCGGCCTGTTCTCCGCCTTGTACCTGGGCGCCAAGATCTTTGAGCTGGTGGAGCGTGCCAAGTCGTTGCACAAAGCGGTGGTAACCTTCAGGCGGAATATT GATTCTGAGCGTCCGCCGACCAAAGAGGAACTGGATGCCGCGGGCTCAGTGTGTCCCATTTGCCATGATACTTTCAATACGCCCATTATCCTCGAGTGTGGACATATTTTCTGTGATGAGTGCGTTCAGACGTGGTTCAAACGCGAGCAAACGTGCCCCATGTGCCGGGCCAAGGTTAGCGACGATCCCGCCTGGCAGGACGGCAGCACCACCTTCTTCCATCAGCTGTACTAG
- the LOC117897045 gene encoding ADP-ribosylation factor-like protein 6-interacting protein 4 → MGKSEKKSKKKHKEKRKPHKEKHKSKKSKKHTKQKDATPPLPIQAAPQEQPAPPDMSSDEDFAIPIALMNSKSHAPETPEEYQRRQSQIRREVDPVTGRIRLIKGDSEVLEEIVSRERHTDINKKATRGDGEYYESRSLDAARRKK, encoded by the exons ATggggaaaagcgaaaaaaagtcaaagaaaaagcacaagGAGAAGCGCAAGCCTCACAAGGAGAAGCACAAGTCCAAGAAATCTAAAAAGCACACCAAGCAAAAGGACGCAACTCCGCCGCTGCCGATACAAGCGGCGCCGCAAGAGCAACCTGCGCCGCCGGACATGAGCAGCGATGAAGATTTTGCAATACCAATAG cACTGATGAATAGCAAATCCCATGCGCCCGAGACACCGGAGGAGTATCAGCGCCGTCAGAGCCAGATACGTCGCGAGGTGGATCCCGTGACTGGACGCATACGCCTCATCAAGGGCGACAGCGAGGTGCTGGAGGAAATCGTGAGTAGAGAGCGCCACACGGACATCAACAAGAAGGCCACGCGTGGCGATGGCGAGTACTACGAGTCCCGATCTCTCGACGCGGCACGCCgcaaaaaatga